A genomic window from Lotus japonicus ecotype B-129 chromosome 1, LjGifu_v1.2 includes:
- the LOC130727532 gene encoding signal peptide peptidase: MKNTERLANFALLGLTLAPLVVKVDPNLNVILTACITVFVGCYRSVKPTPPTETMSNEHAMRFPFVGSAMLLSLFLLFKFLSKDLVNTVLTGYFFVLGIVALSATLLPSIKRFLPNHWNDDNIVWRFPYFRSLEVEFTRSQIVAAIPGTFFCAWYALRKHWLANNILGLAFCIQGIEMLSLGSFKTGAILLAGLFVYDIFWVFFTPVMVSVAKSFDAPIKLLFPTADAVRPFSMLGLGDIVIPGIFVALALRFDVSRGKQPQYFKSAFLGYAVGVILTIVVMNWFQAAQPALLYIVPSVIGFLAAHCVWNGEVKQLLEFDESKTANSSQEEVDAKVTKKDE; encoded by the exons ATGAAGAACACCGAGCGACTTGCGAATTTCGCTTTACTAG GTTTAACCTTGGCACCGCTTGTTGTGAAAGTGGATCCGAATTTAAATGTTATTTTGACTGCCTGCATCACTGTGTTTGTCGGATGTTATCGTTCTGTCAAACCAACCCCACCAACT GAGACGATGTCCAATGAGCATGCCATGCGGTTTCCCTTTGTTGGGAGTGCAATGTTGCTATCACTTTTCTTACTCTTTAAGTTTCTCTCAAAGGACTTGGTGAACACTGTTTTGACAGGCTACTTCTTTGTACTTGGGATTGTTGCGCTCTC GGCAACATTATTGCCATCCATTAAACGCTTTCTGCCAAATCATTGGAATGACGACAACATAGTCTGGCGTTTTCCATATTTTCGTT CTTTAGAGGTTGAGTTTACAAGATCACAGATAGTTGCTGCAATCCCTGGGACATTTTTTTGTGCTTGGTATGCTTTGCGGAAGCATTGGTTGGCAAATAATATATTGGGTCTTGCTTTCTGTATTCAG GGAATTGAAATGCTTTCTCTTGGGTCTTTCAAGACTGGTGCTATTCTCTTG GCTGGTCTTTTTGTCTATGacattttctgggttttcttCACTCCTGTGATGGTTAGCGTTGCCAAATCATTCGATGCTCCAATTAAG ctaTTGTTCCCTACAGCAGATGCTGTGAGGCCATTTTCAATGCTTGGGCTTGGTGATATTGTTATCCCTG GTATTTTTGTAGCATTGGCTTTACGGTTTGATGTGTCCAGAGGAAAACAGCCCCAGTATTTCAAAAGTGCATTTTTAGGATACGCTGTTGGTGTGATCCTTACAATTGTAGTGATGAATTGGTTTCAGGCTGCACAG CCTGCTCTTTTGTATATTGTACCTTCTGTAATTGGATTTTTGGCTGCTCATTGCGTATGGAATGGTGAAGTCAAACAG TTGTTGGAGTTCGATGAGTCAAAGACTGCCAATTCATCCCAAGAAGAAGTTGATGCTAAAGTTACCAAAAAGGATGAATAA